In a single window of the Pyrococcus sp. NA2 genome:
- a CDS encoding hydrogenase, with protein MKLGVFELTSCGGCALNLLFLYEKLFDVLEFYEIVEFHMATSQRSKEKLDVAIVTGSVSTQRDLEVVKEARNRAEYLIALGTCATHGGVQGGLENSVKENMKKVYGDIRGPTKVLEPRAVIDYVPVDFAIPGCPYEKEEVFQVLIDIAKGVDPVPKDYPVCLECKLNEYECVLLKKGVPCLGPVTLGGCNAKCPAIGLGCIGCRGPIPDPNIPGLVDILKEIIPEGDISRKLKTFTRW; from the coding sequence ATGAAACTTGGAGTATTCGAGCTAACAAGTTGCGGAGGCTGTGCATTAAACCTGTTATTCCTGTATGAAAAGCTATTTGATGTGCTTGAGTTTTACGAGATAGTTGAGTTTCACATGGCAACATCCCAGAGGAGCAAGGAGAAGTTGGACGTCGCAATTGTCACTGGAAGTGTCTCGACTCAGAGGGATCTTGAGGTAGTAAAGGAGGCAAGAAATAGAGCTGAGTATCTAATAGCCTTGGGAACATGTGCAACTCATGGGGGAGTTCAGGGTGGCCTTGAGAACTCAGTAAAGGAGAACATGAAAAAGGTTTACGGCGATATAAGGGGACCGACAAAAGTTCTTGAGCCAAGAGCTGTCATAGACTACGTACCCGTAGATTTTGCGATTCCTGGATGTCCCTATGAAAAAGAGGAAGTATTTCAGGTTTTAATTGACATAGCAAAAGGCGTTGATCCAGTTCCAAAGGACTATCCAGTTTGCTTGGAGTGCAAACTTAACGAGTACGAATGCGTGCTCTTGAAAAAGGGCGTTCCCTGCCTAGGCCCCGTAACCCTTGGAGGGTGCAACGCTAAATGTCCTGCCATAGGGCTGGGATGCATAGGATGCAGAGGACCAATTCCTGATCCAAATATTCCGGGATTGGTTGACATCCTGAAGGAGATAATTCCTGAGGGGGACATCTCAAGAAAGCTAAAGACGTTCACGAGGTGGTAA
- the shyC gene encoding NAD(P)-dependent hydrogenase/sulfhydrogenase 2 subunit gamma translates to MNPYKSYDARIIEVRELTPREKLFTLKFLDPKIEESFTFIPGQFVIVDIRGYGEFPISLCSSPTRKPIQLCIRRVGRLTRFIHKLSEGDVVGIRGPYGNGFPLEKMEGSTLILVAGGLGMAPLRSVLWYAIDSGKFEKIYLYYGTKSYEDILFRDEIIYLLKHGEKLNCHVKLAYEVETPSCVYLEKGFSEKVCKGLVTDLFRGEHFDVENSYALICGPPVMYKFVIKELLDKGLSPGRIYMTLERRMRCGIGKCGHCIVGTSVSIKYICKDGPVFSYWDALSTRGLI, encoded by the coding sequence ATGAATCCCTATAAAAGTTACGATGCTAGAATAATTGAGGTTAGAGAATTAACTCCAAGGGAAAAGCTGTTCACCTTAAAGTTTCTTGATCCTAAGATAGAGGAGAGCTTCACGTTTATTCCTGGTCAGTTCGTCATAGTTGACATAAGAGGTTACGGGGAGTTTCCCATCAGCCTATGCTCCTCACCAACCAGGAAGCCGATTCAGCTCTGCATAAGGAGGGTTGGAAGGCTCACGAGGTTCATACATAAGCTCAGCGAAGGAGACGTTGTAGGGATAAGAGGTCCCTATGGCAATGGATTCCCACTAGAAAAGATGGAAGGTTCGACTCTCATTCTAGTTGCTGGAGGACTCGGAATGGCTCCTCTAAGATCTGTTCTCTGGTACGCTATAGACAGCGGAAAGTTCGAGAAGATATACCTCTACTATGGAACGAAAAGCTACGAGGACATACTCTTCAGGGATGAGATAATTTACCTCCTCAAACATGGGGAGAAGTTGAACTGTCATGTAAAACTTGCATACGAAGTCGAAACTCCATCCTGTGTTTATTTAGAAAAGGGATTCTCCGAGAAGGTGTGTAAGGGTCTAGTGACTGATCTATTCAGGGGAGAGCACTTCGACGTTGAGAACTCCTATGCCCTTATATGTGGCCCTCCAGTCATGTACAAGTTCGTCATAAAGGAATTACTTGACAAGGGACTATCTCCAGGGAGAATATACATGACGCTTGAGAGGAGGATGAGGTGTGGGATTGGGAAGTGCGGTCATTGCATAGTTGGAACGAGCGTTTCGATAAAGTACATCTGCAAAGATGGCCCCGTGTTCAGTTACTGGGATGCCCTCTCAACGAGGGGGTTGATATGA
- the shyB gene encoding NAD(P)-dependent hydrogenase/sulfhydrogenase 2 subunit beta, producing MRYVKLPSENFPEFFEKLKEIGKVYAPVRHNSIYKFDIVQDLSEVALDYTRTLLPPKKFFVKPRDPMFKIKGEEIVELIEEKSFVLFGVHSCDIHALKILDRVYLSEPADPYYKARREKAFIVGISCMPDEYCFCKSLGTHFAMDGFDLFLHELPDGWLVRVGSIKGHEVVWKNQELFEEVTEEDIKNFKEFEEKRSKSFKRELSKEGLADILDLAFGSRVWKKYAEKCLGCGNCTLVCPTCRCYEVCDNWIKAYESLRIRRYDSCFMPTHGLVAGGHNFRQTRLDRFRHRYYCKSYFDPSSGFNCVGCGRCDEFCPAKIEHVKVLEEVREGLI from the coding sequence ATGAGGTATGTAAAGCTTCCCTCCGAAAACTTTCCTGAGTTCTTTGAGAAGTTGAAAGAAATTGGCAAAGTGTATGCTCCAGTGCGACATAATTCCATATACAAGTTTGACATAGTTCAAGATTTAAGCGAAGTTGCACTAGATTACACTAGAACCCTATTGCCACCAAAGAAGTTCTTCGTTAAGCCAAGAGATCCAATGTTTAAAATTAAGGGAGAAGAAATAGTCGAGTTAATTGAGGAAAAAAGCTTTGTGCTCTTTGGTGTCCATTCTTGCGACATCCATGCTCTAAAGATACTTGACAGGGTATATCTAAGTGAGCCTGCAGATCCCTATTACAAGGCAAGAAGGGAAAAGGCCTTTATCGTGGGAATAAGTTGCATGCCCGATGAGTACTGTTTCTGCAAGAGTCTTGGAACGCACTTCGCCATGGATGGCTTTGACTTGTTCTTACACGAGCTCCCAGATGGTTGGCTGGTTAGAGTTGGAAGCATTAAGGGGCATGAAGTGGTATGGAAGAACCAGGAGTTATTTGAGGAGGTTACGGAGGAAGATATTAAGAACTTCAAGGAGTTTGAGGAGAAGAGAAGCAAATCCTTCAAGAGAGAGCTAAGCAAAGAAGGCCTAGCCGATATCCTTGATTTAGCCTTTGGAAGCAGGGTCTGGAAGAAATACGCTGAAAAATGCCTCGGCTGTGGGAACTGCACTCTCGTTTGTCCAACTTGTAGGTGCTACGAGGTCTGCGACAATTGGATCAAGGCCTATGAGTCCCTTAGGATAAGAAGGTACGATTCATGCTTCATGCCAACTCATGGCCTTGTTGCTGGAGGTCATAACTTTAGACAAACTCGTCTAGATAGGTTCAGGCATCGTTACTACTGTAAGAGCTATTTTGACCCATCCAGTGGCTTCAATTGCGTTGGTTGTGGAAGATGTGATGAATTCTGCCCAGCTAAGATAGAGCACGTTAAGGTTCTGGAGGAGGTTAGGGAGGGTCTCATATGA
- a CDS encoding sulfide/dihydroorotate dehydrogenase-like FAD/NAD-binding protein, protein MYKILRKERLAPGINLFEVHAPKIAKHAKPGQFVIIRLHERGERIPLTIADFDISKGSITIVAQEVGKTTKELGTYEEGDYILDVLGPLGKPSHVEKFGTVVMVGGGVGVAEIYPVARAMKEIGNYVISILGFRTKDLVFWEDKLREVSDEVIVTTNDGSYGMKGFTTHALQKLIEEGRKIDLVHAVGPTIMMKAVAELTKPYGIKTVASLNPIMVDGTGMCGACRVTVGGEIKFACVDGPEFDAHLVDWDELMKRLTYYKELERISLEKWERERRMV, encoded by the coding sequence GTGTACAAGATACTCAGAAAGGAACGGCTTGCACCTGGGATAAATCTTTTTGAAGTACATGCTCCAAAGATAGCAAAGCATGCAAAACCAGGCCAGTTCGTAATAATAAGGTTGCATGAGAGGGGTGAAAGAATACCCTTGACGATTGCAGACTTTGACATAAGTAAAGGTTCAATAACGATAGTGGCCCAGGAAGTTGGGAAGACCACGAAGGAGTTAGGAACGTATGAGGAAGGGGATTACATATTGGACGTTCTTGGCCCTCTCGGAAAACCCAGCCATGTGGAGAAATTCGGAACTGTAGTAATGGTTGGAGGTGGAGTTGGAGTTGCAGAGATATACCCAGTTGCAAGAGCAATGAAGGAAATTGGAAACTACGTGATATCAATTCTTGGCTTTAGAACCAAAGATCTAGTTTTTTGGGAGGATAAGCTTAGAGAAGTCAGCGATGAAGTAATTGTAACGACCAATGATGGCAGCTATGGGATGAAGGGATTCACAACTCATGCACTTCAAAAACTCATAGAGGAGGGAAGAAAGATAGACCTCGTCCATGCGGTTGGTCCAACAATAATGATGAAGGCAGTTGCAGAGCTGACTAAACCTTACGGAATAAAAACAGTTGCAAGCTTAAACCCAATAATGGTCGATGGTACGGGGATGTGTGGGGCCTGTAGAGTTACAGTCGGTGGTGAAATAAAGTTTGCCTGCGTTGACGGCCCAGAATTCGATGCTCATTTAGTTGATTGGGATGAGCTGATGAAGAGACTTACATATTATAAGGAATTAGAAAGGATAAGTTTAGAAAAATGGGAAAGGGAAAGGAGGATGGTTTGA
- the gltA gene encoding NADPH-dependent glutamate synthase, which produces MPRLIRERVPTPERSVEERVRDFGEVNLGYTWELALKEAERCLQCPKEYAPCIKGCPVNIDIPGFIRALRENKDDPDKAVREALKIIWASNSLPAITGRVCPQEEQCEGVCVVGKVGDPINIGKLERFVADYAREHGIEDELLREEIKGIKKNGKRVAVIGAGPAGLTCAAELAKMGYEVTIFEALHEPGGVLIYGIPEFRLPKEIVKKELAKLKELGVKIETNVLVGKTITFEELRKEYDAIFIGTGAGTPRIFPWPGVNLNGIYSANEFLTRVNLMKAYKFPEYDTPVKVGKRVAVIGGGNTAMDAARSALRLGAEVWILYRRTRKEMTAREEEIKHAEEEGVKFMFLVSPKRFIGDENGNLKAIELEKMKLGEPDESGRRRPIPTGETFIMEFDTVIIAIGQTPNKTFLQTVPELKVDKKGRIIVDENLMTSIPGVFAGGDAIRGEATVILAMGDGRKAAKAIHEYLTKKNN; this is translated from the coding sequence ATGCCTAGGTTGATTAGGGAGCGTGTTCCTACTCCTGAGAGGTCTGTTGAGGAGAGGGTTAGGGATTTTGGGGAGGTTAATCTTGGTTATACTTGGGAGTTGGCTTTGAAGGAGGCTGAACGCTGCCTACAATGCCCCAAGGAGTACGCACCATGCATAAAAGGCTGCCCAGTAAACATAGACATACCTGGATTCATTAGGGCTTTAAGGGAGAATAAGGATGATCCAGATAAAGCAGTGAGGGAAGCTTTAAAGATTATATGGGCCTCAAACTCCTTACCAGCTATTACTGGTAGGGTTTGTCCTCAGGAGGAGCAGTGTGAGGGTGTTTGTGTTGTTGGGAAGGTTGGGGATCCAATAAACATTGGAAAACTCGAAAGATTCGTAGCTGACTATGCTAGAGAACATGGGATAGAGGACGAGTTGCTCAGGGAAGAGATAAAGGGGATAAAGAAGAATGGTAAGAGGGTTGCTGTTATTGGGGCTGGGCCTGCTGGTTTGACTTGTGCTGCGGAGTTGGCGAAGATGGGTTATGAAGTGACAATCTTCGAAGCCCTCCACGAGCCAGGAGGAGTTCTAATTTATGGAATCCCAGAGTTCAGGCTCCCAAAAGAGATCGTAAAGAAGGAACTTGCCAAGCTTAAAGAATTGGGGGTTAAAATAGAGACAAATGTTCTTGTTGGAAAGACAATAACTTTCGAAGAACTCAGGAAGGAATACGATGCGATATTCATTGGAACTGGCGCCGGAACTCCAAGGATATTCCCCTGGCCAGGAGTTAATCTCAACGGTATTTATTCTGCCAACGAATTCTTGACTAGGGTTAACCTCATGAAAGCGTACAAGTTCCCAGAGTACGACACTCCGGTCAAGGTTGGGAAGAGGGTTGCCGTAATAGGAGGAGGAAACACAGCCATGGACGCAGCTAGATCGGCTTTGAGGCTAGGGGCTGAAGTGTGGATACTGTACAGGAGAACAAGAAAGGAAATGACCGCAAGAGAGGAAGAGATAAAGCATGCTGAAGAAGAAGGAGTTAAGTTCATGTTCCTCGTTTCTCCAAAGAGGTTCATAGGAGATGAGAATGGTAACTTGAAGGCAATAGAGCTTGAAAAGATGAAGCTGGGTGAACCAGACGAAAGTGGGAGAAGAAGACCAATACCAACAGGAGAAACGTTCATTATGGAGTTCGATACTGTAATAATAGCGATAGGCCAGACTCCCAATAAGACCTTCCTTCAAACGGTTCCAGAGCTGAAGGTGGATAAAAAAGGTAGGATAATAGTTGATGAGAATTTGATGACTTCTATTCCTGGGGTTTTTGCTGGTGGTGATGCAATTAGGGGTGAGGCGACGGTAATCCTTGCCATGGGTGACGGAAGGAAGGCAGCAAAAGCAATCCACGAATACCTAACCAAAAAGAACAATTGA
- a CDS encoding helicase-related protein: protein MIDYVRFRVGVDSNFIFTRYLYDPVTVLATSKIDLLPYQIEDFLTLLDMAETGEVRVLLAYETGLGKTIVTGLFLKEMLLRDENQRVLILVPPNIRRQWKRELKEKFNLDFKVDFELDKSPDMLKEKWLIASMDTLKLEHWKKWIEEYEYRWDIVVVDELHRAKEGNQRAQLIQLVSSRTKHFIALTATPHDGKEENFIFRLSLINPSVDESNYKDFVRQYVIRRIKREVTDLDGRKLFPQLPITRTVEIEPTPEEREFYRAVEEYIRHYYRLASQENNRAIGLVATVIGRTVSSSIRAGVAALKRRLNRLTMEAAGIATETSQIDPDEVLRKLQEAMEEADDKTVEQLREEIINFIPPQLRDELKVEEERLKKLIEMGESIIRRERIDTKAKELLKIVDEHLEKGNKVIIFTEYLDTLFYLNEILGEKYGPERVTLIYGSMKPEEKDESVRKLWAEDGASILIATDAAGESLDLQAANVVINYEIPWNPVVYIQRIGRVYRYGQKKPVIFIYGILPVFKVERRVLEVVLDKINKIKTDFDLGSAEIVGEIISQKDIEKVIMETYANLLNTEEAREKISRNFEEKRRLLNKIKEALSKAKAVQKHVRLERLLKDKNVLELVTEQHVIRYLQYLRETGLVYGSIGDQFGHMWINDKEPNFDNIKLVNKKQVKAIWKRVQKASEIVRPNLDDLGAMKAILLGLESEGVAAFLWEGETLYGEVRIATFTDGLGTVVNEIPVVVLENGDVKPVTWLKELEVLDEIDHDKIKELLQKQVDTKVAINSELIKCLRRDVHESVKNRATLLIGKYHSEIRKVSSDTKLDKYIRERKLKELREKVKQEMNRKRAVEVSFSEKPIGKVLLIGVNDANKFTLKKSSGESKPFDPELWKRKKEVELAAMAVVEWWEKHKFGRNPRDVSADGRGYDIESVGENHETFYVEVKGFKREPVKVELTENEYHAASYYKDKYLLYIVPHAIENYQRILQGLEPEEPIIIPDPVNTLKDLIEIEWKPRYIINLKGLSLNQERVQGDT from the coding sequence ATGATTGACTACGTCCGCTTTAGGGTGGGCGTGGATTCCAATTTCATTTTTACCCGCTACCTCTACGACCCCGTGACGGTTCTCGCTACATCAAAGATTGACCTCTTGCCCTATCAGATTGAGGACTTCCTCACTCTCCTTGACATGGCTGAAACGGGAGAAGTTAGGGTTCTGCTCGCGTATGAGACGGGACTTGGAAAAACGATAGTCACCGGTCTCTTCTTGAAGGAAATGCTACTGAGAGACGAGAACCAGCGCGTTCTAATCCTTGTGCCCCCAAACATTAGACGGCAGTGGAAGCGCGAGTTAAAGGAGAAGTTCAACCTAGATTTCAAAGTTGATTTTGAGCTTGATAAAAGCCCAGACATGCTCAAAGAAAAGTGGCTGATAGCATCTATGGACACTCTAAAACTCGAACATTGGAAGAAATGGATTGAGGAGTATGAGTACCGCTGGGATATTGTGGTTGTGGATGAGCTCCACAGGGCCAAGGAAGGCAACCAGCGCGCCCAGTTAATCCAGCTGGTCAGCTCGCGGACAAAGCACTTCATTGCCCTGACTGCGACACCTCATGATGGGAAGGAGGAGAACTTCATATTCCGACTGAGCCTTATTAACCCCAGCGTTGACGAAAGCAACTACAAGGATTTCGTTCGACAGTACGTGATAAGAAGGATAAAGCGTGAAGTAACTGACTTGGATGGGAGAAAGCTCTTTCCACAACTCCCAATAACGAGAACGGTGGAAATTGAACCCACACCCGAAGAACGCGAGTTTTATCGAGCGGTTGAGGAGTACATAAGGCACTACTACAGGCTCGCCAGTCAGGAGAACAACCGGGCCATAGGGCTTGTGGCTACTGTAATCGGTCGCACCGTGTCCTCGAGCATCCGTGCAGGCGTTGCGGCCCTAAAGAGGAGGCTTAACAGGCTGACCATGGAAGCGGCGGGCATTGCAACTGAAACGTCACAAATCGACCCAGATGAAGTTCTTAGGAAACTCCAGGAGGCTATGGAAGAGGCCGATGATAAAACAGTTGAACAGCTCAGGGAGGAGATAATCAACTTTATCCCTCCCCAACTACGTGATGAACTCAAAGTAGAGGAGGAACGTCTAAAGAAGCTCATTGAGATGGGTGAATCGATAATTCGGCGGGAGCGGATAGACACCAAGGCCAAAGAGCTCTTGAAAATTGTCGATGAACACTTGGAGAAGGGGAACAAGGTTATCATATTCACGGAGTACCTCGACACGTTGTTTTACCTCAACGAAATCCTTGGAGAAAAGTACGGGCCAGAAAGAGTAACCCTAATCTACGGCAGCATGAAACCCGAGGAAAAAGACGAGAGCGTTAGGAAGCTCTGGGCTGAGGACGGAGCGTCAATCTTGATTGCAACCGATGCAGCTGGGGAATCCCTTGACCTTCAGGCTGCTAACGTCGTTATAAACTACGAAATACCTTGGAACCCCGTCGTGTACATTCAGAGAATCGGTAGGGTTTACAGATATGGACAGAAAAAGCCCGTGATTTTTATTTACGGAATTCTTCCTGTCTTTAAAGTAGAAAGGCGCGTTTTGGAGGTTGTACTTGACAAGATTAACAAAATCAAGACAGACTTTGACCTGGGAAGTGCAGAGATTGTAGGTGAGATAATCTCACAGAAGGACATTGAGAAAGTGATAATGGAAACCTACGCAAACCTCTTGAACACAGAGGAGGCAAGAGAAAAGATTAGCAGGAACTTTGAGGAAAAGCGGCGGTTACTCAATAAAATCAAGGAGGCTCTGAGTAAAGCGAAGGCAGTTCAGAAACACGTTCGTCTTGAACGCCTTCTGAAGGACAAAAACGTGCTTGAACTGGTAACGGAGCAACATGTCATTCGTTACCTCCAATACCTAAGGGAGACAGGCCTCGTTTATGGTTCCATTGGGGATCAGTTTGGGCACATGTGGATTAATGATAAAGAACCCAATTTCGACAACATAAAACTGGTCAACAAGAAGCAGGTCAAAGCCATTTGGAAGAGAGTTCAGAAAGCATCTGAAATCGTGAGGCCAAATCTGGACGACCTCGGTGCTATGAAGGCCATACTCTTAGGATTAGAGAGCGAGGGGGTTGCGGCATTCTTGTGGGAAGGGGAAACCCTTTATGGTGAAGTTAGGATAGCCACGTTTACTGACGGCCTTGGAACCGTTGTGAATGAAATTCCGGTAGTTGTTTTGGAGAACGGGGATGTGAAACCAGTAACTTGGCTCAAAGAGCTCGAGGTTCTCGACGAAATCGACCATGATAAAATCAAAGAACTGCTCCAAAAGCAAGTGGATACAAAAGTTGCCATTAATTCAGAGCTCATAAAGTGCCTTCGCAGAGATGTTCATGAATCAGTCAAAAACCGCGCTACCCTGCTGATAGGGAAATATCACTCCGAGATACGTAAGGTTAGTTCTGATACTAAGCTCGACAAATACATAAGGGAGAGGAAGCTCAAAGAACTGAGAGAGAAAGTTAAACAGGAAATGAACAGAAAAAGAGCAGTGGAAGTATCCTTCTCAGAGAAGCCCATTGGGAAAGTTCTCCTAATTGGGGTCAATGACGCGAATAAGTTCACCCTCAAAAAATCCAGTGGGGAGTCTAAACCGTTTGACCCCGAACTCTGGAAGAGGAAAAAGGAAGTTGAACTTGCGGCTATGGCAGTTGTTGAATGGTGGGAGAAGCACAAATTCGGGAGAAACCCAAGGGATGTTTCCGCGGATGGAAGGGGGTATGATATTGAGAGTGTGGGGGAGAATCATGAGACTTTTTACGTCGAGGTCAAGGGGTTTAAGAGGGAGCCTGTCAAGGTCGAACTCACGGAGAACGAGTACCATGCGGCTTCATATTACAAGGATAAGTACCTCCTTTACATTGTTCCCCACGCAATTGAGAATTACCAACGTATCCTTCAGGGGCTTGAACCCGAGGAGCCGATAATAATTCCAGATCCGGTAAATACTCTGAAAGATCTCATAGAAATCGAATGGAAACCACGTTACATAATAAACCTAAAGGGGCTATCTCTCAATCAAGAACGAGTACAGGGAGATACTTAG
- a CDS encoding DUF1156 domain-containing protein, translating into MKKLIIEEFLPIEEINKEAKTEKLGNAKPPISSIHYYWTGKPLITARAVAIGSLIGIDEMPWKIDPKAYDDLEKARYANFVELLKLNKEKRAHNYDPDRGLLLKAIKKTWGEVPEVLDPFAGAGSIPFEVLRVGTSVVANDYNPVAYLILKATLEYPKKYGWKLYEDVKRYANQILNELKEELGHLYPKHNGKDVAAYIYSWVVKCPYCGFKTPLVGSWQLSTEKRNKKGEVTREAHYIDYKIQEDKIKFEIKKGKAPQSGNVSDGVFTCLKCGAQISDDYVAEYIRKHEEEVMMAVVLLEKRGKSYDVPSEDDIKAFEEAKRELKRNWLRFYREGLIPDEHIPEDSRTTWAYEYLPRYYQLFNPRQLLLMLKYAEKAKKIVEEIAKEDEEYAKAVGVYLSFILAKHIDRNCRATTWDSYNQQVSHMFAQRGIAMMWNHLEVNPFVKSSGALQGMIDNVLNGLKYAIEKLSGTEGNVKIHNESILRFNPGQKFKVIITDPPYYDDVPYGEVSEVFYVWHRRIVGWLFEKESRLFKNRKVETKEEIDVGGNRDKEHFNRLFTEALKKLHELLYDDGVLVLFFAHKSSEAWHFVLEALRKAGFVITATYPIHTESTESSVARGKRSIYHSLIIVTRKRKEDKTGFIEDLMDEIERKVEEKAKKLEGYGLKGSDLLVASTGAVLEVLTQYSELKSYSGKASTADAVELAMKFLARYVAKRVTGLDNVDEITTFYLYLRLNGMDEVDYSTANQLMKSLGIDERLLEKKKLIRYSSEEKGSKKVILENFYRGDSDLEFKGEDPLEATTLIDYVHKVMRAFVRNGIKGLKDVLKEAPYPEGSIIKVLEALASIRLDPKRENDEEAKIAHEILTHLRNLGFIGERGERQTDIERWVK; encoded by the coding sequence ATGAAGAAGCTAATAATTGAGGAGTTCCTGCCGATTGAGGAGATAAATAAGGAGGCAAAGACGGAGAAATTAGGGAATGCCAAACCTCCAATATCCTCGATTCACTATTATTGGACTGGGAAACCTCTGATAACAGCGAGAGCTGTTGCCATAGGCTCCTTGATTGGAATTGACGAGATGCCCTGGAAAATTGACCCCAAAGCTTATGATGACCTTGAGAAAGCCCGTTATGCCAATTTTGTCGAGCTACTCAAGCTTAATAAAGAGAAGAGAGCCCACAACTACGACCCAGATAGAGGACTTCTCCTAAAGGCAATAAAGAAAACCTGGGGAGAAGTTCCGGAGGTTCTCGACCCCTTCGCTGGAGCAGGTTCGATACCCTTTGAAGTCTTGAGAGTAGGGACAAGTGTGGTTGCCAACGATTACAACCCCGTCGCTTACTTAATCCTCAAGGCCACGCTTGAATATCCAAAGAAATACGGCTGGAAGCTGTATGAGGACGTGAAAAGATATGCAAATCAAATCCTCAACGAGCTGAAAGAAGAACTTGGTCACCTCTATCCGAAGCACAACGGGAAGGACGTCGCAGCTTACATCTACTCATGGGTGGTTAAGTGTCCGTACTGCGGGTTCAAGACTCCACTGGTGGGGAGCTGGCAACTCTCCACGGAGAAAAGAAACAAGAAAGGAGAGGTAACCAGGGAAGCACACTACATCGACTACAAAATCCAAGAGGACAAAATCAAGTTTGAAATCAAGAAGGGTAAAGCTCCCCAAAGTGGGAATGTCTCCGATGGTGTTTTCACATGCCTAAAGTGCGGTGCCCAGATTTCCGACGATTACGTTGCAGAATACATTCGGAAGCACGAGGAAGAGGTCATGATGGCCGTTGTCCTTTTGGAGAAAAGAGGGAAGTCATACGATGTACCAAGTGAAGACGATATAAAAGCGTTTGAAGAGGCCAAGAGAGAACTTAAGAGGAACTGGCTGAGGTTTTACAGGGAAGGGCTGATTCCTGATGAGCACATCCCAGAAGATAGCAGAACCACTTGGGCATATGAATATCTTCCCAGATACTACCAGCTCTTCAACCCACGCCAGCTCCTCCTCATGTTGAAGTACGCCGAGAAGGCCAAGAAAATAGTTGAGGAGATAGCGAAGGAGGACGAGGAATATGCAAAGGCAGTAGGAGTGTATCTTTCGTTCATTCTGGCAAAACACATAGATAGGAACTGCAGGGCTACAACATGGGATTCTTACAATCAGCAAGTGTCTCATATGTTTGCTCAACGTGGAATTGCCATGATGTGGAACCATCTTGAGGTTAATCCGTTCGTAAAATCATCGGGTGCCCTTCAAGGAATGATTGATAACGTTCTTAATGGGCTAAAGTACGCGATTGAGAAGCTCTCTGGAACCGAAGGGAATGTCAAAATCCACAACGAGTCAATCCTGCGCTTTAACCCGGGGCAAAAGTTCAAGGTCATAATAACCGACCCGCCCTATTACGATGACGTCCCGTACGGAGAGGTCAGTGAGGTCTTCTACGTCTGGCACCGCCGGATAGTTGGGTGGCTCTTCGAGAAGGAGAGCAGGCTCTTCAAGAACCGCAAGGTGGAGACCAAAGAGGAAATTGACGTCGGTGGCAACAGAGACAAGGAGCACTTCAACAGACTCTTTACAGAGGCGTTGAAAAAGCTCCACGAGCTCCTCTATGACGACGGCGTTCTGGTTCTTTTCTTTGCGCACAAGAGCTCTGAGGCCTGGCACTTCGTCCTCGAGGCCCTCAGGAAGGCTGGTTTCGTTATCACGGCTACATATCCGATACACACGGAGAGCACTGAGAGTTCAGTGGCAAGGGGTAAGCGCTCTATCTATCACTCCCTCATCATAGTCACCAGAAAGAGGAAGGAAGACAAAACCGGATTCATCGAAGACTTAATGGACGAAATCGAAAGGAAGGTTGAAGAGAAGGCCAAGAAACTCGAAGGCTACGGCCTTAAAGGCTCCGACCTCCTCGTGGCCTCAACCGGTGCCGTCCTCGAAGTGCTGACCCAGTATTCCGAGTTGAAAAGCTATTCGGGAAAGGCCTCAACGGCCGACGCAGTAGAACTTGCCATGAAGTTCCTCGCGAGATACGTGGCCAAGAGGGTCACGGGCCTCGACAACGTTGATGAGATAACCACGTTCTACCTCTACCTCCGCCTAAACGGTATGGATGAAGTTGATTACAGCACAGCCAACCAGCTCATGAAGAGCCTCGGCATTGATGAAAGGCTCTTGGAAAAGAAGAAGCTGATAAGATACTCAAGCGAGGAGAAGGGGAGCAAAAAGGTTATTCTTGAGAACTTCTACCGCGGGGACTCCGACCTTGAGTTCAAGGGAGAGGACCCCCTTGAGGCGACCACGTTAATAGACTACGTTCACAAGGTCATGAGGGCCTTCGTGCGGAACGGCATCAAGGGACTCAAAGACGTTCTCAAGGAGGCGCCATATCCAGAAGGCTCAATAATCAAAGTTCTCGAGGCTCTGGCATCAATAAGACTAGATCCCAAGAGAGAGAATGACGAAGAGGCCAAGATAGCACACGAGATACTGACCCACTTAAGGAACTTGGGCTTTATCGGAGAGCGGGGTGAAAGGCAAACTGACATCGAGAGGTGGGTGAAATGA